The sequence AACAATGGTATAGGCCATGCTAAGTCCAAATCCTGTAATGCTAGCCACTCCTACAATCGGCCCAACCGCCGCACAAGCTACAGCTACAGGAACAACGGATCTGGCTCCCGCATCCAAAGATTCAAGGATTTCCTTAAAATTCATCCTAGTAGTAGGTCGCAAGGTACTGATAAAAATCGTTACTAAAATCGTTAAAAAGGCTGAAAAAATAATAGTTCTGCCACTAAAAAACAACATATATACAAGAAATAATAATGGAAGTAACAAGTGACCTCTTTCTTTCATCACTTCTTTTACCGTCGGAAGTTGCTCCTTCGGAATTCCTTCCAATCCTTTTTTGGAAGCTCGCATTTGCACTTGTACCATAATTCCCAGATAATAAAGTAAGGCAGGTAAGATAGCCGCCATTACGATCACCCGGTATTGGACTCCTAACACTTCAGCCATGATAAAGGCAGCAGCTCCCATAATCGGCGGCAAAAGCTGCCCGCCTACAGAAGCAGAAGCTTCCACAGCGCCAGAGAAATCTTCGCTATATCCAGTACGTTTCATAAGTGGAATCGTAAAGGCACCGGTTGTTACCACATTGGCAATAGCGGCTCCATTAATACTTCCCAAAAAACCACTGGCAATGACCGCCACTTTAGCCGGTCCACCTTTTGTATGTCCTGCAGCGGCCATGGCAATGTCATTAAAAAACTGACCCATTCCTGATTTATTCATAATGGCACCAAAAAGAATAAAGAGAAAGATATACGTAGAGGCTACCCCTACAGCTGTACCATATATGCCATCAGTTGTCACAAAGAGATGATTAACAATTTGTTGCCATTGGTAGCCACGATGTCCAAAAAATCCCGGCATATTGCTTCCAAACAACGAATAGGCAATGAAAATAAGTCCTAAGGAAGGCAACGCCCATCCTGTTACTCTTCGTGCCGCTTCTAATACCAAAATGACTAGCACCGCACCAAAAAACAGGTCTGCCTGATTCGGTATCCCGGCCCGATGAACAATCCCCAGATAATCGTAAAATATATACACTGTAACCGATACGGCTAATACCGCACAAACAGCATCATACCAGGACAATTTTTGTCGGCTGGCTCTTTTATGCGCCGGATACAATAAATAAGCTAAGGCTAAGATCATCGC is a genomic window of Tindallia californiensis containing:
- a CDS encoding TRAP transporter permease is translated as MDEMKNNILLEEELDEKKQQELLEKYDAEARTRTYKSKGMSVFISVFAIAISLYHLYTAYFGTLVTLKHRSLHVAMILALAYLLYPAHKRASRQKLSWYDAVCAVLAVSVTVYIFYDYLGIVHRAGIPNQADLFFGAVLVILVLEAARRVTGWALPSLGLIFIAYSLFGSNMPGFFGHRGYQWQQIVNHLFVTTDGIYGTAVGVASTYIFLFILFGAIMNKSGMGQFFNDIAMAAAGHTKGGPAKVAVIASGFLGSINGAAIANVVTTGAFTIPLMKRTGYSEDFSGAVEASASVGGQLLPPIMGAAAFIMAEVLGVQYRVIVMAAILPALLYYLGIMVQVQMRASKKGLEGIPKEQLPTVKEVMKERGHLLLPLLFLVYMLFFSGRTIIFSAFLTILVTIFISTLRPTTRMNFKEILESLDAGARSVVPVAVACAAVGPIVGVASITGFGLSMAYTIVSLGGTSLMFTLIFTMLTCIILGMGLPSIPAYLITATMAAPALIQLGIEPIVAHLFVFYFAMFANITPPVALASFAAAGISGGNAMKTGVESMKLSIAGFIVPYMFVYNSALLLRGTTFLEGVLVASTAIIGVTILASAAEGYFFATIPVIQRIVLLGASLLLISANMMQDAIGILIIAIILGSQYVKVKKKKKEMSPSGTTATEA